The proteins below are encoded in one region of Paenibacillus albus:
- the coaD gene encoding pantetheine-phosphate adenylyltransferase encodes MTATTRLPGLRVAVYPGSFDPVTCGHLDIIRRAAKQFDHLIVAVLNNTSKNPLFSVEERKALLAEVTKDLPNVTIDSFRDLLVNFMRAQDAHVIVRGIRSVTDFEYELQMASTNHQLDGEIETIFMMTNPKWSYLSSSIVKEIARFKGNVTDLVPPVVAEALVEKYADRS; translated from the coding sequence ATGACAGCAACAACGAGATTACCTGGGCTGAGGGTCGCTGTATATCCGGGGAGCTTCGATCCAGTTACATGCGGTCACTTGGATATCATCCGCCGCGCAGCCAAGCAATTCGATCACTTAATCGTTGCGGTGCTCAACAACACGAGCAAGAATCCGCTCTTCTCGGTGGAGGAACGCAAGGCTTTGCTTGCGGAAGTGACGAAGGACCTGCCGAATGTGACGATTGACAGCTTCCGCGATCTGCTGGTTAATTTCATGCGTGCCCAGGATGCTCATGTCATCGTCAGAGGAATCCGCTCGGTTACGGATTTCGAGTACGAGCTGCAAATGGCGTCAACGAACCATCAGCTCGATGGTGAGATCGAGACGATCTTCATGATGACGAATCCGAAGTGGTCTTACCTCAGTTCCAGTATTGTCAAAGAAATCGCGCGCTTCAAAGGCAACGTGACAGATCTTGTGCCTCCTGTGGTGGCGGAAGCGCTGGTAGAGAAGTACGCGGATCGTTCTTAG